The Rickettsia typhi str. Wilmington sequence AAAGAATCGCTTGTGAATTGGGATCCAGTTGATAATACTGTGCTTGCGAATGAGCAAGTTGTAAATGGTCGTGGTTGGCGTTCAGGTGCAATTATTGAAAAGCGTTACTTAAATCAGTGGTTTTTAAAAATCACAAATTATGCTGAAGAATTATTAAATGAAATTCAGAATTTAAAAGATTGGCCTGAAGCAGTACGTGTTATGCAAGAGGAATGGATCGGTAAATCAACAGGTGTTAATTTCCATTTTAAGATTAAATATCATGAAAATAGTACTATAGAAGTATTCTCAACTAAGCCTGAAACAATTTTTGGAGCTAGCTTTATAGGTATTGCATTCAATCATCCGATAATAGAGCAATTAATTTTTAAGACGGATGAAATAGCAAATTTCATAACTAAATGCTCATATATTACAAAAAGTAGTGAACTAGAAAAATCTGAAAAAGAAGGTGTATTTACAGGTCTGTATGTTATACATCCTTTCGATGCAAATATAATTTTGCCGGTTATTATTACGAATTTTGTGTTAATGGATTACGGTACTGGTGCTATTTTCGGTTGTCCTGCACATGATAAACGTGATCATGAATTAGCCATGAAAATGAATTTACCTATAAAGAAGGTAATTGGAACAGATAATACGCAAGAGGAAGTTTTAATTAATTCTGATTGGCTAAATGGTTTAACTAGTAGTGAAGCAAAACAAAAAGTAATCTCAAAATTTGAGACATTAGGTATAGGTAAACGCAGTGTAAATTATCGTCTAAAAGATTGGGGGATTTCACGTCAACGCTTTTGGGGGTGTCCTATTCCTATAATTTATTGTGAGACTTGTGGTATAGTACCAGTACCTTATAAAGATTTACCAGTTACTTTACCTGATGATGTGAGTTTTGATAATAACTATAACCCACTTGAACATCATCCTAGTTGGAAACATGTTAATTGTCCAAAATGTGATAATCATGCTATTCGTGAAACCGATACTTTTGATACCTTTTTTGAATCGTCTTGGTATTTTACTAGATATTGTAATAACAATGCTGTAGAAATGACTGATAGCAAAGCTTGTAATTACTGGCTTCCTGTTGATAAATATATAGGAGGTATAGAACATGCGGTGATGCATTTATTATATGCACGTTTTTTTACTAAATTAATGAACGAACATCATTATGTGAGTATTCGAGAACCTTTTAAAGGGTTGTTTACCCAAGGAATGGTATTGCATGCTACTTACAAAGATGAGAATAATAATTGGCTATATCCTGCAGAAGTAGTGAAAAATGGTAATGAATTTTTTCATAAAGAAACCAATACTAGAGTAGTGCAGGGACGTATTGAAAAGATGAGTAAATCTAAAAAAAATATAATCGATCTTGAAACAATTCAAGAACAATATAGTGCAGATGCTATTAGACTTTTTGTATTATCCGATAGTCCACCTGAAAAAGATCTACAATGGTCAGCAAGTGGTATTGAAGGATGCTCACGTTTTATACATAAACTTGATAATATGTTTGAGGTAATATCTTCTTTAAAAGATGATATGAATAATGAAATTAACACGGAACTTAATAGATTAATCCATTTCACAATAAAGCACGTTGCAGATGATATAAAAACTTTTTCCCTAAACCGAGCAATAGCGCGTATGCGTACACTTACTAATGCTATATACTGTGAAATCTCTAAAGATAAGATTGATGTTAGAACTATAAAGTATGGTTTTAATGTTTTAATACAGTTACTAAACCCTTTTATCCCACATATTACAGAAGAAATTTGGCAAAAGCTTGGGAATAAAGAACGGTTATATAAATCAGTTTTTGCTGAATTTGATGACTCAATGCTTGAGTTCAGCACATATATTATGGCAGTGCAGGTTAACGGTAAATTACGTGATACTTATGAATTTAATACTGACATAAGTGAAGATGAAGTAAAGCAAATTACTGTTAATTTACCAAAGATACAAAAATTCTTAGCAGGAAAAGAGCCTAATAAGATTATTCTCGTACCTCGTAAAATTGTAAATATTATTATTTAAATTGTAATTATGTGAATGTCTTCTTGCTATAAGAATTTTTATTTTTTATCGT is a genomic window containing:
- the leuS gene encoding leucine--tRNA ligase, which gives rise to MHKIEQKWQKIWKEEKAFQVSNDSSKPKYYVLEMLPYPSGKIHIGHIRNYSIGDVIARFMTMQGFNVLHPMGWDAFGLPAENAAIQNNSRPQDWTYSNIEYMKKQLQSMGFSYDWTREINSCDPQYYKHEQKFFLELYDRDLVYQKESLVNWDPVDNTVLANEQVVNGRGWRSGAIIEKRYLNQWFLKITNYAEELLNEIQNLKDWPEAVRVMQEEWIGKSTGVNFHFKIKYHENSTIEVFSTKPETIFGASFIGIAFNHPIIEQLIFKTDEIANFITKCSYITKSSELEKSEKEGVFTGLYVIHPFDANIILPVIITNFVLMDYGTGAIFGCPAHDKRDHELAMKMNLPIKKVIGTDNTQEEVLINSDWLNGLTSSEAKQKVISKFETLGIGKRSVNYRLKDWGISRQRFWGCPIPIIYCETCGIVPVPYKDLPVTLPDDVSFDNNYNPLEHHPSWKHVNCPKCDNHAIRETDTFDTFFESSWYFTRYCNNNAVEMTDSKACNYWLPVDKYIGGIEHAVMHLLYARFFTKLMNEHHYVSIREPFKGLFTQGMVLHATYKDENNNWLYPAEVVKNGNEFFHKETNTRVVQGRIEKMSKSKKNIIDLETIQEQYSADAIRLFVLSDSPPEKDLQWSASGIEGCSRFIHKLDNMFEVISSLKDDMNNEINTELNRLIHFTIKHVADDIKTFSLNRAIARMRTLTNAIYCEISKDKIDVRTIKYGFNVLIQLLNPFIPHITEEIWQKLGNKERLYKSVFAEFDDSMLEFSTYIMAVQVNGKLRDTYEFNTDISEDEVKQITVNLPKIQKFLAGKEPNKIILVPRKIVNIII